Below is a window of Tistrella mobilis DNA.
GGCGCCCAGCCCCAGCAGCTCGTCCAGCACCTCGTCGGTATGGGTGCCGAGCAGCGGCGGCGGGGTATAGACCTCTTCGGTCATGCCCGACATCTTCACCGGATTGCCCGGCATCTCGACCCGCCGTCCCGAGGGATGGGCCACCTCCACCACCATGCCGCGGCCGCGGATCTGCTCGTCGGCCATGGCATGGGCGATGTCGTTGACCGGTGCGCAGGGGATCTGGTTGCCGAACCGCGCCAGCCAGTGCTCGCAGCTCTCGGTCTCCAGGATCTCCTGCAGGCGGGCGTTGATGAAATCGCGGTCGGCCCAGCGGCCGGGCTGGGTGAGATAGACCTCCTTGCGCAGGTCCGGCGCATCCAGAATATCGACCAGCCGCTGCCAGAACTGGTCGGTGATCACCGCCAGGATCACATGGCGGGTTCTGGTGCGATAGGTGTTGTAGGGCACATGGACGAAATGGCCGTTGCCCGACCGGCCGGGCTCGCGGCCCGACAGCGACTGCATGGTCGCCATGTAGTTCAGCATCGACAGCTGGCAGTCGAGCATCGAGATGTCGATATGCTGGCCCTGGCCGGTGACGTTGCGCTGGTTGAGCGCCGCCAGAATGCCGATGGCGGCGAACAGCCCGCCGCCCAGATCGCCGATCGGGATGCCCGCCCGCAGGGGCGTACCGCCCGCCTCGCCGGTCAGCGACATGCCGCCGCCGATGCCCTGGGCGACCAGATCGAAGGCCGGCCGGTCGGGATTGGGGCCGGTCTCGCCGAAGCCGGTGACCGAACAGGTGATGATCCGCGGGTTGATCGCCGACAGCGTCTCGTGGTCGATGCCCAGTCGGCCGGTGACGCCGCGGCTGTAATTGTCGACCACGACATCGGCCTTCCGCACCAGATCATAAACCAGCGCGCGGCCCTCTTCGGTCTTCAGGTCGACGGCGACCGACTGCTTGTTGCGGGCGAGGGTGAGGAAATAGGCGCCCATGCCCTCGATCGAATGATCGGGATCCTTCGCCAGCAGCTTGCGGGTGCCCTCGCCGGTCTTCACCGGCTCGATCTTGATGGTGCGCGCGCCCAGATCGGCCAGCAGCATCGTGCCATAGGGCCCCGAGAGCATATGGGTGAAGTCGAGGATGATGACATTGTCGAGCGGTCGCATTCAGGGGGCTTTCGGTTCGGCCGGGGGGGAGAGGGAAAGATCGGCCACCAGCGCATGGCGGGCGGCATGGACATGGGCGCGCATCACGGCACCCGCCCAATCGGCATCCCGCGCGCGGAAGGCATCCACCAGCTCGCGGTGATGGGCCATGCTGCGGGCAAGCTGGCGGTCGTGATACCGCCGGAAGGTGCGGTGGACCAGGATCAGATCGACGGTCTGGGTCAGCAGCCCGGCCAGGCGGTCATTGCCGCAGGCGGCGGCGATACGGGTATGGAAATCGTGGTTGAGACCGGTGATCCGGTCGAGGAAGCCGGCCGGTCGGCTGACCGCCAGATCCTCCATGCGGGCCGCCAGCACCTCCAGCGCGTCGATATCGGCGGCCGTCAGATGACGGGCGGCCTGCTCGGCCACGGCGGCCTCGACCAGCGCCCGCACCGCAAAGATCGCCTCCAGATCTCCGATGCTCCAGCTCGACACGAAGGCGCCGAGACCGGGGGTCAGCACCACCAGCCCTTCGGTGGCGAGCCGGCGGAGCGCTTCGCGAACCGGTGTGCGACTGACGCCCGCCGTCTCGGCCAGATGCTCTTCCCGCAAGCGGTCTCCGGGGCGGAAGCGGCCGTCCAGAATGCCGGTGCGGATGGTGGCATAGGCACGCGCCAGGGCGGTTTCGGGTGGGGCGGTCTCGATGTCGGTGAGGGACGTCACGATGACAGCCTTCTTCAGTGCTTCAGCAGCAGCGATCCCCAGCCATCGATCCGGTCGTCGATCCCCTGGGCGCGCAGGGCATGCCAGAAGATGGCGGTGTTGATCGCGATCACCGGCTTGCCCAGCCAGGTTTCGGCGAAACCGGCCAGCCGTGCCATGGCGAGGTTGGTGCCCACCTGAACCACGGCGTCGACATCGGGCCCGTCGACCTCGCGGATCGCGGCGGCAAGCTCCGCCTCCCCGACATGGGCGATCTTCACCGGGCTTGCGCATTTCAGCCCCTTGATCCGGGGCACCTCGTAGCCGCATTCCTCGAAGAAGCGCACGACATTGCGGTCGCCGACCGGCTGATAGGGCGTGATCACCGCGATGCGTTTCGCGCCGTAAAGGCCGAGCGCGGCCTGGCAGGCATCGGACCCCATCGAGACCTGAAGCCCGGTATGGGCCTCCAGCTCCGCCTTCAGCCGGCGGCTGGCGGCGAGCCCGTCCCAGAAGGTTTCGGCCGAGATGCCGAGCACCAGCCGGTCGGGCTCGCAGGACATCACGCTGTCCACCGCGGCCATCTGGGCCTCGGCGATCAGCCGGATCAGCTCGTTGAAGTCGTCGTCATTGTGGAGCGCGATGTTGGGGATCGCGATCCGGGCAATGTGGCTGGTGACGCCAGGGGGCGCCATCCGGTCGAATTCAGGCTGGACACTGGTATTGGTGCTGGGGACCAGCACGCCGAACTTGGCACGCCACCCGAGACTGTCGCCCATGTGAGTCTCTTTCATATTTGCGTTAGCCCCTCGGCCCAAGCGGGCACCGAGTCTTTTTAGCCCCTCGCCGGGCGGGTGCTCCGCACCCTTGGCCGCCGCCTCAATGGCGGCTGGGGGAGTCTTTTCCGTCCCTCGGCCCAAGCGGGTGCTGCCGCACCCTTGGCCGCCGCCGGGTCTTTTAGCCCCTCGCCGGGCGGGTGCTCCGCACCCTTGGCCGCCGCCTCAATGGCGGCTGGGAGCCAGGATTGGTTGAGGTTGGTGATTGTCATCCATCACGACCACAGAACCAGGCGGCCCGAGGGCAGGCGGCCGATGAAGGAGCCGATGGAGATGCGGTCATGGCCCGGGGCGGCGCGGCCGCCGGCGATCTCGTGCGGGTTGCGGGTGTTGAAGATGACCACGTCGCCCGCAACCGCCCGGAAGGTGAAGCGCTCGGCGCCGGCCACGGTATCGGCCGGCAGGCCGTAGCTCTGCGGGATCTCGCCCGGCGCGTGGACGGGATCCCAGGGCGCGTGATGAACGGTGGTCTCGCCCCCATCCACCAGCTCCTGGGCATAGAAATTCCAGCCAAGCTGCGCATCGATCGCCGCGATGTCATAGGCGGGTGAGTTGACCGGCGCCCAGTCGGCATGCAGATCCACGCCCTCCGAGGCATGCCGGATGATGCCGGCGTAATAGCGCCCGCCGGCCTCTTCGGCGATGCCGACCCCGGCGGGGCTCACCGCCGCCAGCCGGTCGATCAGCCGCCCGACCGCATCGAAGGCCCGGGCCTGCACCGCATCGCGCCGCGCCTCGACCGCCGTGGCATCGCGGAAATAGTCGGATTTGGGCCGGTCCCAGCGATATTCGTACTGGGCGAGGCCGATATAGCCGATCCGCCGCTTGACGCTGTAATAGGAAAGCTCCGCTTCCGAGACCGCCTGCGCAAAGGCCGCGCATTCGGCAGGGCTCGCGAAGCCGGGGATGCGGATCGCCGGGATCTCGTCATCCAGCAGCGCGCGCAGGCTGTCCGCGGTCAACGGCGCTTCGGCGGCCGATCGCCAGCGCGGCCGGGTGGGAAGGCCGGCGCCTGTATACAGCGGCGCCGGGTGATGGGTTGCAAGCGTCGCCACGGCCCTCACTCCCAGGTCTTGCGCGGCGGCGACTTCACCTCGACCTGAAGGCAATCCTCCAGCGCCTCGCTGTAATGCTCGACACCCACCGGATGGACCCAGGAACTGCCGGGGGTGGCAATAAATTCCTCACCGCCAATCACCAGCCGCATCTTGCCGCTGATCAGATAGGCAACGGTCTCGTGATCCATGTGCTTGTGCACCGGATCGATCAGGCCTTTCTTGCGGAACACTTCCAGAAACAGGATATGCTCCCCCACGGCCATTTTCCTGACCGTGACATGCCCCTGTTCCTCGACCCCCTCTACCCGGTTGATCACTTCCGGCACCACATCGGCCGAATTGACGTGCAGATGGCTGGTCCGCTGCATGATGCGCTGATCGTCCACGACTCGTCTCCCTGATTGTTGCTTGTGCCCGGCCGGCTGGGGCGCGGCCGTTTTGTCTGGACAATTTACTGTATGCAGAGGGCGGGGGTGGGCGCAAGGGGATTTGTCCGGACAATATGAATCCTGCCAGACTCCCGACTCAGTGACACCTGGAACGCAATGATGGCCGCCGGCACGACGGCCGAAACATCGTGCTCCTCGCGGCAATCGGCGTTACATAATATTATATATCAATAGCTTAATGAGATTCATCCGGCGAATTCATCAACCTTGATTGTCCTTGAACATCAACATTTATGACATTATGATTGAGTTATGACAATACATTAATGTCCTATGCCATTATGGACGGCCGTGCGCCACCGCTGCCCTCCGGCATCTGACAGTCGCGGATCCTGGTGCCTTCAAACCGGTGCGCCTGACGGCGGGCTTCACGGTCCACCACGACGACATCGTCCGAAGACCCGCAGAGCAGATCCGACCCGTTCGTTGTGCAAGGAGAAGACCTATGTCGCTGGTCTCCGAGAACTTACGCCCCGCCGCCGCCCCCACCGCCGCGACCGACGATGACATCCGCGACGTCCTGGCGCTCGTCACGCCAGAGGACTATCAGGCCGCCTGCGATCAGCTGGCCCGCATGTACGGGCTGCGATACAGCGAGGCGGCCGGGCATCCGCTCAACATCAAGACCATCATCAAGGGGCGCGATATCACCTTCGCGCAGGGCGTGTCGCTGTCGTCGCGGATGTTCATGCTTCTGCACAGCCTGGGGCACTATTTCTTCATCTGCGCGGCGAAGGACAAGAAGATCGAGCGCTATGCCTACATATACGATCTGCGCGGCGTGCAATCCGCGCTGCACTATTATGAAACCGAAGGCCAGGCCAACGGGCTCGATGCGCCGCCGGAGATGACCGACCAGAAGCGCAAGGATCGGGTGTCGTTCGAAGTCGGCGCCAATAATTTCGCGACCGACCTGCTCCGCCATATCGGCTTTGCCAAGGGCGAGAAAGTGGTGCGGACCTATGAGGCCGGGGATATCAACTACATTGTCGACGTCTCGGGCTATGGCAAGAACGCCATCGTGCCGACCGACGGCGATTATCTGCGCAAATATGTCTGCGCCGGCCTGACGATCGATCCCGACGACACCTATGACGACGGCGTCTACGATGCAACCAGCTTCCGCGTCGACGGCATCGACTGGGACTATATCGAAGACATCAAGCTGGAAATTCATTTCTTCTAGGATTGTGCGACGGGGGATCGACCATGTTGGACGCCGTATCGGTCGCGGCCGACCTGCGACCAACCGCCGCCGAGGCGGAAGAAGCCGTGCGGACGCTGCTCCGCTGGGCAGGTGATGATCCGGACCGCGAAGGATTGCTGGGGACGCCGGACCGGGTCGTGCGCTCCTATGGCGAATTCTTCGCCGGCTATGCGATGGAGCCGCAAGACGTTCTCAGGCGAACATTCGAAGAGATTGAAGGCTACGACGAAATCGTGGCGCTGCGCGACATCCGGTTCGAAAGCCATTGCGAGCACCATATGGTGCCTGTGATGGGAACCGCCCATGTCGCGTATCTGCCCCGGACCCGGGTCGTGGGCATCTCGAAACTGGCGCGTGTCGTCGAAGGCTATGCGAAACGATTCACCATCCAGGAGAAAATGACGGCGCAGATCGCCAATGCCATCACCACGGTTCTTGAACCGCGCGGCGTTGCAGTGATCGTCGAGGGATCGCACCAGTGCATGACCACGCGCGGCGTGCACAAGCCGGGCGTCGCGATGATCACCAGCCGGATGACCGGCGTTTTCCGGGAAGATCCCGGGGCGAGGCTGGAGCTTTTTTCGCTCCTCGGCATGCGGCCCGGTGCCGGTCCGGAGGGGGGCTGTTGACGTCGACCAGTGCCTTGAAAGGCGCCCATCAAAACCGGGACCGGCGAAGCGGGGGCCACGAAAGCGGGGAGATGGGCGCCTGGTTCGCAGTGCTGTGGGTCTGCCTGTTCATCATCGGTTCGGCGGAAGTCGTCGCCGGGCCGATGATGACCGTGATGGGCGCCCATTTCGGCGTGCCGTCCAGCCGCATCGCTCTGCTTCCCGCCGCCTATGGTCTGGTTTACGCGGCGGTCGCACTTGCCGCAGGCCCGCTCGCCGACCGCCTGGGGCGGAAACGGATGCTGACGGCCGGCCTTCTCGGTCAGGCCGTCACGCTCTCGATCCTGCCGCATTGCGGCAGCCTCACCATCGCGGTCTGGCTGTCGGGCCTGGCGGGGTGCAGCGCCGCGATCATCCAGCCCAACGCCTTGACCATCGTCGCCGACCAGGCACCGCCCGACGATATCGGCCGGTGGATCGCACGGGTCTTCGTCGGGCTGATGGCGTCTTTCGTGATCACACCGGTCGTGGCCGGCTGGATGGCGAGCGGCACAGGCTGGCAACATGCCTATCATGCCCTTGGCGCGACGGCGTTTCTCTGCGCCATCGGGGTGGTCGCCCTGTGCCCGCCGGGCAAGCGGGGGCGTCCGGCATCCTTCTTCGCCACGCATGGCGCCGCCCTGCGAACGCCAGGCGTGCGGTCCGGCCTTGCGACCAGCTTTCTGTGGCTGGGATGTGCCGCCGGCTTCGGCGCCATCGTGGCCAATGTCGCGGCCCGCAGCCTGCCGATCACGACCGCGGGGGCGGGGCTCATCGCGGCATGGTTCGGGTTTGTCGTCATCCTCGGCAATC
It encodes the following:
- a CDS encoding CaiB/BaiF CoA transferase family protein; this encodes MRPLDNVIILDFTHMLSGPYGTMLLADLGARTIKIEPVKTGEGTRKLLAKDPDHSIEGMGAYFLTLARNKQSVAVDLKTEEGRALVYDLVRKADVVVDNYSRGVTGRLGIDHETLSAINPRIITCSVTGFGETGPNPDRPAFDLVAQGIGGGMSLTGEAGGTPLRAGIPIGDLGGGLFAAIGILAALNQRNVTGQGQHIDISMLDCQLSMLNYMATMQSLSGREPGRSGNGHFVHVPYNTYRTRTRHVILAVITDQFWQRLVDILDAPDLRKEVYLTQPGRWADRDFINARLQEILETESCEHWLARFGNQIPCAPVNDIAHAMADEQIRGRGMVVEVAHPSGRRVEMPGNPVKMSGMTEEVYTPPPLLGTHTDEVLDELLGLGAEARGALRARGIIG
- a CDS encoding MFS transporter, which translates into the protein MGAWFAVLWVCLFIIGSAEVVAGPMMTVMGAHFGVPSSRIALLPAAYGLVYAAVALAAGPLADRLGRKRMLTAGLLGQAVTLSILPHCGSLTIAVWLSGLAGCSAAIIQPNALTIVADQAPPDDIGRWIARVFVGLMASFVITPVVAGWMASGTGWQHAYHALGATAFLCAIGVVALCPPGKRGRPASFFATHGAALRTPGVRSGLATSFLWLGCAAGFGAIVANVAARSLPITTAGAGLIAAWFGFVVILGNLSGHALERRWPGRALPALAAASAIGIALFALPAGSPYLLAVAGTPWAFGYGAAGPLHHARLNHLSERWRSTINSYHASLLNLGIFAVSGLYAVMTPYLSPGWFCVVIAGLCFSGTVFMPGTGRSLSAARAGR
- a CDS encoding GntR family transcriptional regulator — its product is MTSLTDIETAPPETALARAYATIRTGILDGRFRPGDRLREEHLAETAGVSRTPVREALRRLATEGLVVLTPGLGAFVSSWSIGDLEAIFAVRALVEAAVAEQAARHLTAADIDALEVLAARMEDLAVSRPAGFLDRITGLNHDFHTRIAAACGNDRLAGLLTQTVDLILVHRTFRRYHDRQLARSMAHHRELVDAFRARDADWAGAVMRAHVHAARHALVADLSLSPPAEPKAP
- a CDS encoding cupin domain-containing protein, which produces MDDQRIMQRTSHLHVNSADVVPEVINRVEGVEEQGHVTVRKMAVGEHILFLEVFRKKGLIDPVHKHMDHETVAYLISGKMRLVIGGEEFIATPGSSWVHPVGVEHYSEALEDCLQVEVKSPPRKTWE
- a CDS encoding arylmalonate decarboxylase translates to MGDSLGWRAKFGVLVPSTNTSVQPEFDRMAPPGVTSHIARIAIPNIALHNDDDFNELIRLIAEAQMAAVDSVMSCEPDRLVLGISAETFWDGLAASRRLKAELEAHTGLQVSMGSDACQAALGLYGAKRIAVITPYQPVGDRNVVRFFEECGYEVPRIKGLKCASPVKIAHVGEAELAAAIREVDGPDVDAVVQVGTNLAMARLAGFAETWLGKPVIAINTAIFWHALRAQGIDDRIDGWGSLLLKH
- the folE gene encoding GTP cyclohydrolase I FolE; this encodes MLDAVSVAADLRPTAAEAEEAVRTLLRWAGDDPDREGLLGTPDRVVRSYGEFFAGYAMEPQDVLRRTFEEIEGYDEIVALRDIRFESHCEHHMVPVMGTAHVAYLPRTRVVGISKLARVVEGYAKRFTIQEKMTAQIANAITTVLEPRGVAVIVEGSHQCMTTRGVHKPGVAMITSRMTGVFREDPGARLELFSLLGMRPGAGPEGGC